One Carassius auratus strain Wakin chromosome 4, ASM336829v1, whole genome shotgun sequence DNA segment encodes these proteins:
- the cdkn1d gene encoding cyclin-dependent kinase inhibitor 1D has product MSMSQVTCYFGLLEGQEEDIKPQAAVVRRNLFGPVDHQQLQQDFQRLFCMNMEIAKQRWNFDFQMDQPVPGRIEWEELRCQDVPVFYHSCVFRPGMAKQTVEACSSPAMATEKYLELRTRGALRGTKPEKKMAALLGVKRRQASITDFFRVTKRRFPDRKASSGQ; this is encoded by the exons ATGTCCATGTCACAAGTTACGTGTTATTTTGGGCTGCTGGAAGGGCAGGAGGAGGACATTAAACCTCAAGCAGCAGTGGTCCGGCGGAACCTGTTTGGCCCAGTGGACCACCAGCAGTTACAGCAGGACTTTCAGAGGCTATTCTGCATGAACATGGAAATCGCCAAACAGCGCTGGAACTTTGACTTTCAGATGGACCAACCAGTCCCCGGTCGCATTGAGTGGGAGGAGCTGCGGTGCCAGGATGTGCCAGTGTTCTACCATAGCTGTGTGTTCAGGCCCGGGATGGCAAAGCAAACGGTGGAGGCTTGTTCATCTCCAGCTATGGCCACAGAGAAATATCTGGAGCTGCGGACCAGAGGAGCTCTGAGGGGAACCAAACCAGAGAAGAAAATGGCTGCATTGCTAGGGGTCAAACGCAGACAAGCGAGCATCACAG acTTTTTCAGAGTGACAAAACGAAGATTTCCCGATCGTAAAGCTTCATCAGGACAGTAA